In the genome of Phaeodactylum tricornutum CCAP 1055/1 chromosome 18, whole genome shotgun sequence, one region contains:
- a CDS encoding predicted protein, whose translation MVRRQLHSQLQYQNWESYVWSLGVRRHRFRRLLRSSSENVPPVVCEKTRTPLTEAGRGWGSPKPIPSVPIAAALALFSGSERRFWLRPTHAKNHRGASPSNPTPPTATITTTHISFSNTMAKKKTAAPKPVEEAAAEVEAVLAAPPVEEPETLGTAPVLTHTAPSMDPGAFEILTDVIEYEVEMIFSDREKRAERWKTLTYFWDLHPARNCNFGRLYLRRYLAELLVNAVGAPPYGTDKDEELGLVTTTPRVTSPDNLAKWDVERWSDLQDDLEHIRDILLRQDAVLNLKDESMAENPEMDEERAEMASFGKKYQILIQCLEVNKAIAPIRWDLEEQILKKDEGQPELDKKKVAEVVRIISEIKNERCVEVAETLFAKKPAKKNKGTETFEDISALAKILDSKPFNLSYVQNKIEVVLRRWSCDTFGSDDPMLFRLRYGIPPRSGLALLASTPALARRTPSKSTGGQRSPVPSIKKEDEDDEDIQRLRENRVALGEGHGEDPLEESRTLAAEAAGEGRKRTADNQDEDEEQDTKRVRRLAIDDELDEDDEEDEKERAALSELPRRRTRRPSRRFTGPPPDDGIFDEQGKVKARRKWAEEEKNAVKVGSQKFGVGKWAEIKKEYGDILRNRTSVQIKDCWRTMNKNNEV comes from the exons ATGGTTAGGAGACAGCTACATTCTCAGCTGCAATATCAGAATTGGGAATCCTACGTTTGGTCACTAGGAGTTCGTCGTCACCGGTTCCGCAGGCTTCTGCGATCTTCGAGCGAGAACGTTCCTCCGGTTGTATGCGAAAAAACTCGAACCCCGCTGACGGAAGCGGGACGAGGGTGGGGGTCTCCAAAACCAATCCCGTCCGTACCAATTGCCGCAGCCCTGGCCCTTTTTTCGGGATCGGAACGACGTTTTTGGCTCCGCCCAACGCACGCGAAAAACCACCGGGGGGCATCGCCGTCGAACCCAACGCCCCCAACCGCAACCATAACcacaactcaca TCTCTTTCTCCAACACAATGGCTAAAAAGAAGACTGCAGCCCCCAAACCGGTTGAAGAAGCGGCAGCCGAAGTCGAAGCTGTCCTGGCGGCTCCGCCGGTGGAGGAACCGGAAACGCTTGGAACCGCTCCCGTCCTCACCCATACGGCACCCTCAATGGACCCCGGGGCCTTTGAAATACTCACGGACGTCATCGAGTACGAGGTGGAAATGATCTTTTCCGATCGTGAGAAGCGTGCGGAGCGCTGGAAGACTCTCACT TATTTTTGGGACCTGCACCCGGCGCGCAACTGTAACTTTGGTCGTCTCTACCTTCGTCGTTACCTGGCGGAGCTTTTGGTGAACGCGGTTGGAGCCCCGCCGTACGGGACGGACAAGGACGAGGAGCTCGGTTTGGTGACTACCACACCCAGAGTAACTTCGCCCGACAACCTGGCAAAGTGGGACGTGGAACGCTGGTCCGACTTGCAAGATGATCTCGAACATATTCGTGATATCCTTTTACGTCAAGATGCCGTCCTCAATCTAAAAGACGAAAGCATGGCGGAGAACCccgaaatggacgaagaaCGAGCGGAGATGGCCAGTTTTGGCAAAAAGTATCAAATACTCATACAGTGTCTCGAAGTGAACAAGGCTATTGCACCTATTCGTTGGGATCTCGAGGAGCAGATCTTGAAGAAAGACGAAGGTCAGCCGGAACTGGATAAGAAAAAGGTTGCTGAAGTTGTCAGGATCATCAGCGAGATCAAGAACGAGCGCTGTGTGGAAGTAGCCGAAACCCTTTTTGCCAAGAAGCCcgcgaagaaaaacaaaggTACCGAGACTTTTGAAGACATATCGGCCCTCGCCAAGATCTTGGACTCGAAGCCATTCAA CTTGAGTTACGTGCAGAATAAGATCGAGGTCGTCCTCCGCCGTTGGAGTTGTGATACGTTCGGCTCCGATGATCCCATGCTGTTTCGTTTACGTTACGGCATCCCTCCCAGAAGCGGTCTCGCCTTGCTCGCCTCTACGCCCGCTTTGGCTCGACGCACTCCAAGCAAAAGTACCGGCGGACAACGCAGTCCCGTCCCCTCTatcaaaaaagaagacgaggacgacgaggacaTTCAGCGCCTTCGCGAGAACCGTGTAGCTCTCGGCGAAGGACATGGTGAAGATCCTTTGGAGGAAAGCCGCACTTTGGCAGCCGAGGCGGCCGGGGAAGGCCGCAAACGTACGGCGGACAAccaagacgaggacgaggaacAGGACACGAAACGCGTTCGTCGCCTCGCAATTGACGATGAGttggatgaagacgacgaagaggacgaaaaAGAACGTGCGGCTCTCAGCGAGTTGCCCCGTCGAAGAACTCGTCGCCCCTCACGCCGCTTCACCGGCCCTCCTCCCGATGACGGTATCTTTGACGAGCAAGGCAAGGTTAAGGCTCGCCGCAAATGGGCCGAAGAGGAAAAGAACGCCGTCAAGGTTGGGTCCCAAAAGTTCGGCGTGGGGAAATGGGCGGAGATCAAGAAGGAGTATGGTGACATCCTGCGCAACCGCACTTCCGTCCAGATCAAGGATTGCTGGCGAACGATGAACAAGAATAATGAAGTCTGA
- a CDS encoding predicted protein, producing the protein MNISQLNASELAALLGAQNPNISNDLSGGYPRQQQMGGSNSPNVNMSAQNAVLTSLLKQQLQMQQMQQHQLQQQQLGDQQHAQLLQQLIALGGLPPTAPPPRVDNLLLLLQQQRQLQDLQAIGGGQGNPFSSLTGSAFGGNYESSQREALVLANFLQGQQASPPPPPAQHLPQQAALAALSAGEQNRSAAACENDPHSLPLPPDRRRKGRTGTFPQKLHQMLTDLERQDGGGDIASFLPHGRAFSIHKPRDFVKLIMPKYFRMSRFSSFQRQLNLYDFQRITEGPDKGAYYHELFVQGRPILSTMMKRNKIKGVNTPQNAKSSNDKDDEDGSQGDENED; encoded by the coding sequence ATGAACATTAGCCAACTTAACGCAAGCGAGCTAGCTGCATTGCTTGGAGCTCAGAATCCTAATATTTCGAATGATCTATCTGGAGGATATCCACGTCAACAGCAGATGGGCGGGTCAAACAGTCCTAATGTGAACATGTCCGCTCAGAACGCTGTCCTAACCTCGCTCCTAAAGCAGCAGCTGCAAATgcagcaaatgcagcagcaCCAgttgcaacagcaacaattgGGAGATCAACAACACGCTCAGCTTCTACAGCAACTGATAGCCCTCGGAGGCCTTCCCCCGACTGCTCCTCCGCCCCGTGTAGACAATCTCTTGCTCCTgcttcaacaacaacgacaactACAAGATCTCCAAGCCATCGGAGGCGGACAAGGCAATCCCTTCTCATCTCTCACCGGAAGtgcatttggtggaaattATGAATCAAGCCAAAGAGAGGCTCTGGTTCTTGCCAATTTCCTCCAGGGTCAGCAAGCTtcgccaccgccacctccTGCTCAGCACCTACCGCAACAAGCGGCACTGGCGGCCCTTTCTGCTGGTGAACAAAATCGATCTGCCGCTGCCTGTGAGAACGACCCTCATAGCCTCCCTCTTCCTCCGGATCGAAGACGAAAGGGCCGCACTGGAACATTTCCCCAAAAGCTACATCAAATGCTAACCGATCTCGAAAGACAAGATGGCGGCGGTGACATTGCCTCATTCCTACCCCACGGACGAGCATTTTCGATCCACAAGCCTCGCGATTTTGTTAAGCTGATCATGCCAAAGTACTTTCGAATGAGCCGCTTTTCCAGTTTCCAACGGCAGCTGAATCTCTACGACTTTCAACGCATCACAGAAGGACCCGATAAGGGAGCCTACTACCACGAATTGTTTGTCCAAGGCCGGCCAATTCTTTCAACAATGATGAAGCGCAACAAAATTAAAGGTGTGAACACTCCTCAGAACGCAAAATCGTCGAATGataaagacgacgaggatggaTCCCAAGGAGATGAAAACGAGGATTAG
- a CDS encoding predicted protein: MQTLPSEGSIVCGEIVRIEPYGAFVQLEECRARGLLHISQIANMRLEKVEDALSMNDRVWVKVLEVVPDDNPDMSRPQRFKIKLTMKNVAQDGTAQEIEASLQAGQRVSQAIEQNLNSKIGMGVARDPMAGYSNASDRLILKNDPSRKTTVINGYALVDDTEGVLPPESSLPPLIEPVQIVLMGRGRGKTLPAWMTNDDNGPIKRSEMVVNDDGSSSNESGRHSRKRSKRKSKEKRKKDRKRSRKTRYNDESERDDRDRDRHRKKRRRSQRSRSPSASAKSSIPDEGFFNRSLGDDRNISFRNVDEAKRLVEELEKKGVRKSRRS, from the coding sequence ATGCAGACTCTTCCTTCTGAAGGTTCAATCGTGTGCGGTGAAATCGTTCGAATTGAACCGTATGGAGCCTTCGTGCAGTTGGAAGAATGTCGAGCTCGGGGGCTTTTGCACATCTCTCAAATTGCGAACATGAGGTTGGAAAAAGTTGAGGATGCACTATCAATGAACGATCGTGTGTGGGTCAAAGTTTTGGAGGTAGTACCCGACGACAATCCAGACATGTCCCGTCCGCAACGCTTCAAAATAAAGCTCACCATGAAAAATGTTGCTCAAGATGGTACAGCTCAAGAAATAGAGGCATCGCTACAAGCTGGTCAAAGAGTATCACAAGCAATTGAACAAAACTTGAATTCCAAGATTGGAATGGGTGTAGCACGAGATCCAATGGCTGGTTACAGCAACGCGAGCGATCGtttgattttgaaaaatgatCCTTCCCGGAAGACGACTGTAATAAATGGGTACGCGCTAGTGGACGATACCGAAGGAGTACTTCCTCCGGAGTCATCGCTGCCTCCCTTAATCGAGCCAGTACAAATTGTATTAATGGGCCGTGGGCGCGGAAAAACGTTGCCGGCATGGATGACcaatgacgacaacggcCCGATCAAGCGTTCCGAGATGGTAGTCAACGATGACGGAAGCTCATCCAACGAAAGTGGACGACATTCTAGAAAACGCAGCAAacgcaaaagcaaagaaaagcgCAAAAAGGATAGAAAGCGTTCTCGAAAGACTCGATATAACGACGAAAGTGAGAGGGACGACCGAGACCGCGATAGACATCGAAAAAAACGCCGTCGAAGCCAGCGTAGTCGCAGCCCAAGCGCCAGTGCTAAAAGCTCCATCCCTGATGAGGGTTTTTTCAATCGGTCATTAGGGGATGATAGAAACATCAGCTTTCGGAATGTGGACGAAGCGAAGCGCCTAGTAGAAGAGTTGGAGAAAAAAGGAGTTCGCAAAAGTCGGCGGTCGTAG
- a CDS encoding predicted protein: protein MEHRDEAVALLKAMGFEHSAARAALEWCSGNVEASANFLLNGHPSFAASGTSGSFEAVSSAEVRNIHCPLSQYSLEAGQSSCTCIAMTNALHFLRSSNHISDLSPEFLQCALLAGNQTYLKIARNRTVEHMSAEEALDSGEFQCLELIGSVRQGIISRDDQHPLGFAVQLQECKSERFWTCVLITKTPESVVICLPPSSETEYVLIDSHPRSHLFGTEGSYARIHFSLSALVDSLKQIFPMTDLGSDVPELMAAMYNSFDLYAFQYKQILA from the coding sequence ATGGAGCATCGAGATGAAGCGGTTGCGTTGCTGAAAGCGATGGGCTTTGAACACAGTGCGGCTCGAGCTGCACTTGAATGGTGCAGCGGAAACGTTGAAGCTTCCGcaaattttcttttgaatGGGCATCCCAGCTTTGCTGCTTCGGGGACATCAGGAAGTTTTGAAGCTGTGTCTTCCGCGGAAGTTAGAAACATCCATTGTCCTCTGAGTCAGTACAGCTTGGAGGCGGGTCAGTCGTCTTGCACATGCATAGCGATGACCAACGCCTTGCACTTTTTGCGCTCCTCAAACCACATTTCTGATTTGTCTCCTGAATTTCTACAGTGTGCTCTTCTCGCAGGAAATCAAACCTATCTAAAGATCGCACGGAATCGAACGGTCGAACACATGTCGGCCGAAGAAGCTCTAGATTCAGGGGAGTTTCAGTGTCTCGAGCTCATAGGGAGCGTGCGCCAAGGAATTATATCTCGAGATGATCAGCATCCGTTAGGTTTTGCAGTGCAGCTTCAGGAGTGTAAATCTGAGCGATTTTGGACATGTGTTCTGATCACAAAAACACCTGAGTCCGTCGTGATATGTTTGCCACCCAGCAGTGAAACTGAGTACGTTTTAATCGACTCCCATCCGCGGTCTCATCTGTTTGGTACCGAAGGAAGCTACGCTCGAATTCATTTCAGTCTCTCGGCTTTGGTGGACAGTctgaagcaaatattcccGATGACCGATCTAGGCAGTGATGTGCCCGAGCTCATGGCTGCCATGTACAACTCGTTTGATTTGTACGCGTTTCAATACAAACAAATCTTAGCTTGA
- a CDS encoding predicted protein, giving the protein MATPKAGVASPEELSNFVAAAGDSLVVIDTRNPDAEAEPGDQKSFAVSGLPSQTHRPQAINLIWDRSSDSMPLPDLEKDTPIITHCGGGGRGQKAKEFLEKNGFTTVINGGGPKEAECWNEFGGK; this is encoded by the coding sequence ATGGCTACACCAAAGGCGGGAGTCGCCTCCCCCGAAGAGCTCAGCAATTTTGTCGCCGCGGCAGGCGATAGCCTCGTCGTTATCGACACGCGCAATCCCGATGCCGAGGCGGAACCCGGTGATCAGAAATCCTTCGCTGTTTCGGGACTGCCCTCCCAGACGCACCGCCCTCAAGCGATCAATTTGATCTGGGATCGCTCCTCGGATTCCATGCCCTTGCCTGATTTGGAGAAGGACACACCAATCATTACTCACTGCGGAGGCGGGGGACGCGGACAGAAAGCCAAGGAATTTCTCGAGAAGAACGGCTTTACGACTGTCATAAATGGAGGCGGGCCAAAAGAAGCAGAATGTTGGAATGAGTTTGGAGGAAAATAA
- a CDS encoding predicted protein produces MSRRAGTNDYIQSLPIPRRTEIARLARLAIYSLWGLAYLAVNHWGLQLNRQLYTFVTTKKSLLPYESLTKTMRNIIMVHDQDDSFCRAITNPGVTSLSPSPLEFVHIPRTGGKTIEALGSRYNISWGCCHWMNYSRLDLRCPRRKHSKPNHPHWNTSYWHVPIRYHSTGLNASDPTEETWKWYESKSLFAVVRDPFHRAVSQWNFACKLPSMNVEADQCGNATLMNQKLLEIARLTEKAGPGTVSRATKPSKEYFLADGRFIPQVDYVTNIPPNKLGAARHNPEQVYIIRQESFLGDLSCLLQRFGLKWRLPASKRDKEAGRLTVSNLTRKTRDVLAHVYAEDFDVFGYAKQIDNRSPV; encoded by the coding sequence ATGAGCAGGCGGGCCGGAACAAATGATTACATCCAAAGCCTACCAATCCCGCGGAGAACGGAGATAGCTCGATTGGCACGGTTAGCAATTTATTCCTTGTGGGGCCTTGCCTATTTGGCAGTTAACCACTGGGGACTTCAGTTGAATCGTCAGCTCTATACCTTTGTCACGACAAAGAAATCCTTATTGCCGTATGAGTCACTAACCAAGACAATGCGCAACATAATCATGGTCCACGATCAGGATGACAGCTTCTGTAGAGCTATCACCAACCCGGGAGTCACTTCTTTGTCGCCATCTCCCCTAGAGTTTGTACATATTCCGAGAACCGGTGGGAAAACAATCGAAGCCCTCGGTAGTAGATACAACATATCGTGGGGATGTTGCCATTGGATGAATTATTCACGGCTAGACCTACGGTGCCCGAGGCGTAAACACAGTAAACCAAATCATCCTCACTGGAACACATCGTACTGGCACGTCCCTATTCGATACCACTCGACGGGGCTGAACGCATCCGATCCGACAGAAGAAACCTGGAAATGGTACGAAAGTAAAAGCCTTTTTGCGGTGGTCCGCGACCCTTTCCATCGGGCGGTCAGCCAATGGAACTTTGCGTGCAAACTCCCGTCGATGAATGTGGAAGCTGATCAATGCGGTAACGCCACGCTAATGAACCAGAAGCTCTTGGAAATCGCTCGGTTGACTGAGAAGGCTGGCCCAGGTACCGTGAGTAGAGCGACGAAGCCGTCAAAAGAATATTTTTTAGCTGATGGTCGATTTATCCCGCAGGTTGATTATGTTACCAATATTCCCCCGAACAAGCTCGGAGCTGCTCGACACAATCCAGAGCAAGTGTATATAATCCGGCAGGAGTCGTTTTTGGGAGATCTCTCGTGCTTGTTACAACGCTTCGGCCTAAAATGGCGACTCCCGGCCAGCAAGCGTGATAAGGAAGCAGGGCGATTGACAGTATCAAACTTGACTAGGAAGACGAGAGATGTCCTTGCTCACGTTTATGCTGAGGACTTCGACGTGTTCGGCTACGCGAAACAGATAGACAATAGGTCTCCAGTCTAG